The window GCTAATTATGGTGTATAGTTGGAAAGCCGCGAATCTATCTATCAGCGTTGCATATGTTAATTTAAGAGTTTTGGGCATCGAAAGAGAAATCGTCCCGTATCAGTTCCTAGAAGTTATAGCAACGCTAGATATAAATAAACCCTAGAAATATACAGCAGTTtagagaaataataaaaatacaaccatactaatattataaatgcgaaaatgtgtgttaTGTAatgttgtccgtctttcacgtcgaaacggagcgaccgatcgacgtgatttttggcatagagatagtttatgggccagagagtgacataggctacttgtCACTACTTTGATCCGGgcaaaatgcatagttcccgagggtacagcgcgcgataaccgaattccacgcgggcgaagccgagggcaaaagctagtaggttgTTAAGAATCGTtaaaaaattagttaatttttatcctaaattcttatttaattttttcattattaaaagtatatacAAAATCATCTATATAAAAGCTACTTAAATGTAGTTagtctaataattataaataaatgttttaatcaATTACATTCAATATAAAACTCATTTTTCTTCAATTGCGTTAAATGGAGTGTTTGTGTTGATATTTTTCTATATAGCAACATTGCaagttttgtatgaaatttactTATCATTCTTGTTACCTTCTGAATTCTCAAATTCATAACGACTGTAACGTTCTTACAATTTAATTCCAAATTATACCAGCAAAAATCTACAGTCCGCTTTTTATTGAAGACCGCATCCCGAAGAAACTAGAAGACACAAGTTTAGGGATTTTACATGGTCCTATACGAACCTCCAATTGGAAGAAGATTGTAAGGTCGGAAAAAGTCGAGCTACTCCACCAGGCTTACatcagttcagccgttattCAGATCAGCGCCGGCATCATCCAACTACGTGCAAGTCAAGAGCTGACACTCATCGTATCGCGTCCCAGCAGTCAGGATATTCAGCGACCGACGGGTGAACAACGCCAGCAAGCACTATTAAATAGTCAACGACGTGACCAGCAGTCAGTTACGTCAGCCGTTCAAGTTTTGATCATATTCAGGGAGTGAGCAAATTCATACGAGAAAGAAGATTCAAGCTAATCAGTTGCAGCAAGACAAAGAAGCAGTTACATCGGGAAAACAGGACAAAGGACAGTGAGACCGTTCCTAAATTCCTTAATCTCATTTGGCATTCCGTACTTGCTTCGCTTTCCATCATTCATCCATTATTCccattttcattaataaattgCATAGCATTCATTACCTATTTAGGCATTATATGACAGCCTAAAAATTCATTACGCATTCatttaaaatcataatacagTTATTTTTCATTGCACAGATTAATCAGTAGCTAGATAATCATTCGTATGTTTTGATTAGTAGCATAGTTCTCAGTGTGTAATTAGAATAACCTCTCTAATTACTTACCATAATACCATATTCACTTAACATTCACATCACAAAGCCAATAACACAATTACTACATTTCACAGATATTATTTTCAACACATTACACAATATAAACACAGATAAATCATAATACAGGTACCTAAgtctagtaagtacctataaatcGTTATTTTGGTATCAAACACATTACTAGTACAACAGTACACAGTCAATTAACATCCATTACTATACAAGTTATTATTTCCTTTAATTACAATCACACTATTGAAacaagtacctaaatataagtacctaataagaaattacatttgcacTATCAGTTTAGTTTTAAGTAACAATCACAATTCATTGAACAAACATCATCAACTAAAGCAAGAATCATAATAACCGTGTTATTTATTGCATTCGCAGATTAACATACAGCTGAGTTTGCAATTTCTATCCGAGGCGGCGCGCAGCGGCGGCCGGCCGGTCAGCTTCATTCACTGCGTGCCTTAAGCGCCTGAGCAAATTAATAGCAAAAACACATAAACTTATTTCATCTTTTTAACAGGCGACTTTAATTTCACATTAATTAAATTGATCTTGTTTGCTTTAACAAAATGGAGCAAGACCTTAAAAAGATGAAATACAAACGTGGTGCAATTAAGGGCAAACTTACAGCTTTTCAAAACTTTTTAGAACGCTTTGAAGCAGAACCTCAGCTTAGCGAATTGCAAGTTGCCGAACTTCAGCTACGCTATGATAAGATGGTGCCTATATTCGATGAATTTGATGCATTACAGACTGACATCGAAATGCAGTCAGAACCTGGGACTGCGGGCGACGGAGGCATCGGAGAGGAGCGCAAGCTTTTCGAAGATGTCTACTACGCCAGCATGTCCTCAGCACACGTCTTAATACACAAAAATACGAGGCGTAACTCCGGTGACAATGCATCTGAGGTAAGCTCTGCGGCAACAGTTGTCAAgacacacaatcaaaattttGTTAATTTGCCAAAAATTGAATTGCCTCGATTCGAGGGCGGTTATCATAACTGGCTGGCTTTCCGAGATACTTATCTCTCAATCATTCATAACAACGATTCAATCAATCCTGTGAATAAATTTCATTACCTACGAGCTTCGCTTAAAGGTAGCGCTGCACTCATCATACAGAGTTTAGATTTAACAAACGACAACTATCCCATCGCGTGGCAGCTGCTTTCTGACAGGTTTGATAATGAAAAGTTGTTAGTGACGCATCACGTCAATGCATTGTTCAATGTTGAACCAATTCAAAGGGAGTCAAGTCAGGCTTTACGTAACATTCTTGACGCCACTAACAAGAACTTGCGTGCTCTTCATTCCTTGGGACAACCCACGGATAACTGGGATACTCTTGTTATACATATGATGTCAAATAAGTTAGATGCTGCGACTAGTAGAGAGTGGGAGGAGCGCAGAAACTCGGAAACCACCGTCGCTACTCTAGAGTCATTCAAGTCATTTCTTTTGCAAAGAGCAGATTTTTTGGAaagtttagaaaataaaaaacttaataaaattggTACTCAGCAGTCTACATCATCTTTTCATCAGTCAAAACCTAAGAGCTTTGTGGCTTCTGGTTATGCTGAGCACAAATTCAAAAAGTCTTATACAAATCAATGTCCGTTATGCAAAAAAGATCATCATTTATACAATTGTTCTTCATTCAGGAAACTTCCAGTAAATACAAGAGTTCAAAAGGCAAAATTGTTCAAAGTTTGTCTCAATTGTCTCTGTCATGGCCATATTGATAGTCAATGTCGGCTTTCAAATTgcaaatattgtaataaaaagcACAACACTTTAATTCACATAGAACCCGCCCAAGCAAATGAACAAACTGAAATACCTCACAATCTGGCCATGGTGACAAAAGAgtcaatcaataataataacccCAATTATGTGCTACTGTCGACAGCTCTAATAAAGGTCGCTGATAGCAAAGGGAATCTGCAGACTGCACGTATTCTCTTAGATAACGGAAGCACAACAAATTTTATCACGCAAGATTTATGCAATAAACTACAATTACGCACTCGATCGTCCAACTCTAAGGTAACTGGCATAAACAGTCATTCATCAGAAAGCTCTCAGGCATGCTCCATACAAATTCATTCATTCGATGGCAGCTTTAAGTTGGACATTGACTGTTGCGTTCTTTCTAACATCACTACAGCTATACCATCTAttcatatacacacacataacaTAAAATTACCTACAGGAATCCAGTTAGCGGATCCTAAATTCAATACACCTGCACGAATTGAAATATTAGTTGGAGCTGAAATATTTTGGAACGTGCTAGGTACAAATCGCATTTCATTAGGGAAAAATCAACCCACATTATTTGAAACCAAGTTCGGGTGGCTGGTTTCAGGAGCCATAAGTCAGCTCAAACAAAATTCAGCTGTCTGTATGTTTACTCAAAGCAGTGCAGACATTCAAGTAGATATTTCTCGATTCTGGGAGTTGGATACAGTTGCTCCTAAGCATCGAATGACCCAGGAAGAGCGAGCCTGCGAAGATCACTTCGTGAAAACTACAACTCGCAACTCTGACGGCCGCTTCGTTGTGTCTTTGCCGTTGAAGGATTCGCCTGACGTATTGGGAGACTCTTATCAGCGTGCTTTGGCTACATTTTTGTCAGTAGAGAGAAGGTTAGACAAGAACCCTATCTTAAAAAATCTCTACGTAGAGTTTCTTAGCGAGTACGAGGAGTTAGGTCATATGTGTAAGAGCAACGCCAGCGAGGAAACTATTTCATGCTTTCTGCCCCATCATGGGGTACTCAGGGAGTCTAGTACGACAACTAAACTCCGAGTTGTATTCAACGGGTCTTCTACCACTACGTCAGGCAGATCATTCAACAGCATTCAAATGGTAGGGCCTACTATCCAGGACGATCTATTGTCTATTTTATTGCGGTTTCGTC of the Choristoneura fumiferana chromosome 17, NRCan_CFum_1, whole genome shotgun sequence genome contains:
- the LOC141437087 gene encoding uncharacterized protein — encoded protein: MEQDLKKMKYKRGAIKGKLTAFQNFLERFEAEPQLSELQVAELQLRYDKMVPIFDEFDALQTDIEMQSEPGTAGDGGIGEERKLFEDVYYASMSSAHVLIHKNTRRNSGDNASEI